GCGTTGGCCAGGCCGGGGGAAAGCCCGCTGCGCCCGTCCAGGTGCCCGGCGAGCTCGGCGACGGCGGTGGAGGCCGCCGAGATCCGCTTGCCCTCCAGGGCGGCGCCGAGCAGCTCACGCAGCTGGCTGAGCTGGTGGTCGTCGATGGTGTCCCCGAGTTCGACGATGCGCTGGTCGACCCGGCCGGAGTCGGTGATGACGACCAGCAGCAGCCGCGCCGGGGTGAGCGCGATCACCTCGAGGTGACGCACCGTCGACACCGACAGGGTCGGGTACTGCACGACGGCCACCTGGCGGGTCAGCTGGGCCAGGGTGCGAACCGCGCGGCGCAGCACGTCGTCGAGGTCGACACCGGAGTCCAGAAACGACAGGATCGCCCGGCGCTCCGCGGCCGACAGCGGTTTGACCTCGTCGATGCGGTCGACGAATTCCCGGTAGCCCTTCTCGGTGGGCACCCGCCCCGAACTGGTGTGCGGCTGGGCGATGTAGCCCTCGGCCTCCAGCACCGCCATGTCGTTGCGCACGGTGGCCGAGGACACCCCGAGGTTGTGCCGCTCGACCAGGGCTTTGGACCCGATCGGTTCCTTGGTCGCGACGAAGTCCGCGACGATGGCGCGCAGCACCTCGAAGCGTCGATCATCAGCCACACTCATAGGCACTAGATTACGTTCTGGGTTATCTCCTGGCGCGAACGTGCGTGTTTGCACACTGACACGCCGTGATTTCTGTACATCTCCGCACGCTGGCGCGGAAGAGAGGACTGGGATGTCCGACTTTCCCTACACCGACCGGTTCACCGTCAATCGCGTGCTACCGGAGCGGGGCCGGCCACGTGAGGAGGTGCTCACCGAGCTGCGGGAGATGGCGCAGGCCGAAGATCTCACTTGGGAGACCGGCAGGGTGTCCGGGACCATGTACTGCGGCGACCACGAGCACTACCGCTTCCTGGACGAGGCGTTCGGGCTGTTCGCCCACGTCAATGTGTTGCAGCGCGACATCTGCCCGTCGGCGACCAAGTTCGAGGGCGAGATCATCGCGATGGCCCTGGACCTGATGCACGCCGACGCCATCACCGACGGCGAGCCGGCCGGGTTGGTCACCACCGGCGGCACCGGCAGCATCATCCACGCCCTGCTGGCCTACCGCGAGCACGCCGCCAAGCACCGCGGCCTTCCCCGGGGCGGAGCCCGCCCGAACTTCATCAAGCCCGAGACCGGCCACCCGGCGTTCGACAAGGGTTGTCACCTGTTCGGCATCGAAATCCGCCGGGCGCCGATCGACCCGCAGACCACCGGAGTCGACGTCGACTGGGTGGCCGACAACATCGACGAGAACACCATCGCGATCATGGGGTCGGCCTGTAACTACGGCTACGGCACGGTCGACCCGATCCCGCAGCTGGGAGAGCTGGCCTCCGAGCGCGGCGTTGGTCTGCACGTCGACGGCTGCCTGGGCGGGTTCGTGCTGCC
This is a stretch of genomic DNA from Mycolicibacter terrae. It encodes these proteins:
- the hrcA gene encoding heat-inducible transcriptional repressor HrcA, with the protein product MSVADDRRFEVLRAIVADFVATKEPIGSKALVERHNLGVSSATVRNDMAVLEAEGYIAQPHTSSGRVPTEKGYREFVDRIDEVKPLSAAERRAILSFLDSGVDLDDVLRRAVRTLAQLTRQVAVVQYPTLSVSTVRHLEVIALTPARLLLVVITDSGRVDQRIVELGDTIDDHQLSQLRELLGAALEGKRISAASTAVAELAGHLDGRSGLSPGLANALGRSATVLLESLVEHREERLLLGGTANLTRNAADFGDSLRSVLEVLEEQVVVLRLLAVQQEAGKVTVRIGHETEAQEMAGASVVSTAYGSQGTVYGGMGVLGPTRMDYPGTIASVAAVAMYIGEVLGAR
- a CDS encoding pyridoxal phosphate-dependent decarboxylase family protein, with product MSDFPYTDRFTVNRVLPERGRPREEVLTELREMAQAEDLTWETGRVSGTMYCGDHEHYRFLDEAFGLFAHVNVLQRDICPSATKFEGEIIAMALDLMHADAITDGEPAGLVTTGGTGSIIHALLAYREHAAKHRGLPRGGARPNFIKPETGHPAFDKGCHLFGIEIRRAPIDPQTTGVDVDWVADNIDENTIAIMGSACNYGYGTVDPIPQLGELASERGVGLHVDGCLGGFVLPFAHELGYDVPLFDFRVPGVTSISADNHKYGYALKGASTLLFRDKAYRNAQYFFLPDWSGGKYMSPGIEGSRSGGLIAAAWASMVQLGREGYRNYAKQILETASVMKDAVRSHPELTILGSPTFCFSFRSDEFDIYHVADAMKPKGWRFNGQQYPNAIHMAVTRPQTQPGVAEAFATDLDDAVEYAKKKTAAGEAPISAAVYGGVPGGMTDEAAHFIEGFMEQILDTQQSLPPGS